A single Stigmatopora argus isolate UIUO_Sarg chromosome 7, RoL_Sarg_1.0, whole genome shotgun sequence DNA region contains:
- the helt gene encoding hairy and enhancer of split-related protein helt, producing MRPFIRSCFISPCSHHFCRNEEDFSTFSFSMASKMKERKRTPISHKVIEKRRRDRINRCLNELGKTVPMALAKQNSGKLEKAEILEMTVQYLRALHSADFPRGREKGELLTEFANYFHYGYHECMKNLVHYLTTEDRAETKDIKYARILAFLQSKSRAVTEPVFASAASGPEPSDYLGHQPEHQSHSPVEAAAYQQPNPAGHLAWHNSARGPAISYQPAVALSAHAPQHGGYLSPVQGLEHHHYFNLIGHAHHNTFTLHSAQHAM from the exons ATGCGCCCCTTTATAAGGAGCTGTTTTATTTCGCCCTGCTCACATCATTTCTGTCGCAACGAGGAAGACTTtagcacattttcattttctatggCATCCAAAATGAAAGAACGAAAG agaacGCCCATATCTCACAAAGTAATCGAGAAAAGAAGACGAGATCGGATCAATCGCTGCCTCAATGAGTTGGGCAAAACTGTCCCGATGGCACTGGCCAAACAG aACTCTGGCAAGCTGGAGAAGGCTGAAATATTGGAAATGACTGTTCAGTATTTGAGGGCGCTCCACTCTGCAGATTTCCCAAGAGGAAGAGAAAAGG GCGAATTGCTGACCGAGTTCGCCAACTACTTCCACTATGGCTACCACGAGTGCATGAAGAATCTAGTCCACTATCTGACCACGGAGGACCGAGCAGAGACCAAAGACATCAAATATGCACGCATCCTGGCCTTCCTGCAGTCCAAATCCCGCGCGGTCACCGAGCCCGTGTTCGCTTCGGCCGCGTCCGGACCCGAACCGTCGGACTACCTGGGCCATCAGCCTGAGCACCAGAGCCACAGCCCCGTAGAGGCCGCGGCGTACCAGCAGCCCAATCCGGCGGGACACTTGGCTTGGCACAACTCGGCACGTGGCCCGGCCATCTCCTACCAGCCCGCCGTGGCCTTGAGTGCGCACGCACCGCAGCACGGTGGATACTTGTCGCCGGTGCAGGGACTCGAACATCATCACTACTTCAACTTGATAGGCCACGCGCACCACAACACGTTCACTTTGCACAGTGCGCAACACGCAATGTAA
- the slc25a4 gene encoding ADP/ATP translocase 1, whose amino-acid sequence MSDAVVSFMKDFLAGGVAAAISKTAVAPIERVKLLLQVQHASKQITAEMQYKGIMDCVVRIPKEQGFVSFWRGNLANVIRYFPTQALNFAFKDKYKKVFLGGVDQKTQFWRYFAGNLASGGAAGATSLCFVYPLDFARTRLAADIGKGSSGREFTGLGNCLSQIFKTDGLKGLYQGFNVSVQGIIIYRAAYFGCFDTAKGMLPDPKNTHIIVTWMIAQTVTAAAGLVSYPFDTVRRRMMMQSGRKGADIMYKGTMDCWRKILKDEGSKAFFKGAWSNVIRGMGGAFVLVLYDEIKKYT is encoded by the exons ATGTCGGACGCGGTGGTCAGTTTTATGAAGGACTTCTTGGCCGGTGGCGTGGCCGCTGCCATCTCCAAGACAGCCGTGGCCCCCATTGAGAGGGTCAAGCTCCTACTTCAG GTCCAGCACGCTAGCAAGCAGATCACTGCCGAGATGCAATACAAGGGCATCATGGACTGCGTGGTTCGAATCCCCAAGGAACAAGGCTTTGTGTCCTTCTGGAGGGGCAACCTGGCCAACGTCATCCGATACTTCCCCACCCAAGCCCTCAACTTTGCCTTCAAAGACAAGTACAAGAAGGTCTTCCTGGGCGGCGTGGACCAGAAGACGCAGTTCTGGCGCTACTTTGCCGGCAATCTGGCGTCGGGCGGTGCGGCCGGCGCAACCTCGCTCTGCTTCGTCTACCCGCTGGACTTCGCCAGGACGCGACTGGCCGCCGACATTGGAAAGGGATCGTCCGGGAGGGAGTTCACTGGCTTGGGCAACTGTCTCAGTCAGATTTTCAAGACGGACGGCCTTAAGGGGCTCTACCAGGGCTTCAACGTGTCCGTGCAGGGCATCATAATCTACAGGGCCGCCTACTTTGGTTGCTTCGACACGGCTAAAG GAATGCTTCCCGATCCCAAGAACACACACATCATAGTGACCTGGATGATCGCCCAGACGGTAACGGCCGCGGCCGGCCTCGTGTCGTACCCCTTTGACACCGTCAGGCGTCGCATGATGATGCAGTCGGGTCGCAAAGGAG CTGACATCATGTACAAGGGCACAATGGACTGCTGGAGGAAGATCCTCAAGGACGAGGGATCTAAAGCCTTCTTCAAGGGTGCCTGGTCCAACGTGATCAGAGGAATGGGCGGCGCTTTTGTGCTGGTGCTGTACGACGAGATCAAGAAGTACACATAG